The Arabidopsis thaliana chromosome 5, partial sequence genomic interval GATTTTGTGGAATAGTCAGAATCAACTTGTTCTCTTTGTCCTTTAACCTTTGCACGTAGTTGTAGATCTCAACTTTATAGTATGGGTCAGTTTCTGACTTTTCCAAACTTTAGGGACGTTCCACCTAGTCACCAACCTAAACCATTTTAGACTACTAGATCTTCCAAAATCCACCCTTATACTTTTTACCCTAGAAGTttattatttaactttttaaccGAGTTGTAATTAAATCATTGACTTTTCTTGCAATTGAAATTCTTGTGATAATAAAGCAGGATGATGAGAAATTAGCAGCAGCGAGACAAAAAGAGATCGAAGATTGGTTACCAATTACTTCATCAAGAAATGCAAAGTGGTGGTACTCTGCTTTTCACAATGTCACCGCCATGGTCGGTGCCGGAGTTCTTGGACTCCCTTACGCCATGTCTCAGCTCGGATGGTAAATTCCCCTAAACCAAAACCGGTTTATTTTACCTAAACCGGATTTATCAAATCTTAACcggttttaatttgttttcttttcaggGGACCGGGAATTGCAGTGTTGGTTTTGTCATGGGTCATAACACTATACACATTATGGCAAATGGTGGAAATGCATGAAATGGTTCCTGGAAAGCGTTTTGATCGTTACCATGAGCTCGGACAACACGCGTTTGGAGAAAAACTCGGTCTTTATATCGTTGTGCCGCAACAATTGATCGTTGAAATCGGTGTTTGCATCGTTTATATGGTCACTGGAGGCAAATCTTTAAAGAAATTTCATGAGCTTGTTTGTGATGATTGTAAACCAATCAAGCTTACTTATTTCATCATGATCTTTGCTTCGGTTCACTTCGTCCTCTCTCATCTTCCTAATTTCAATTCCATCTCCGGCGTTTCTCTTGCTGCTGCCGTTATGTCTCTCAGGTAAATCATTCAAACCGGTTCGGTAATTTAaattagtttggtttggtttatttaataactctgttttctcttccttaTTATCCGGTTCTAAatcaatttcctttttgtttctagCTACTCAACAATCGCATGGGCATCATCAGCAAGCAAAGGTGTTCAAGAAGACGTTCAATACGGTTACAAAGCGAAAACAACAGCCGGTACggttttcaatttcttcagcGGTTTAGGTGATGTGGCATTTGCTTACGCGGGTCATAATGTGGTCCTTGAGATCCAAGCAACTATCCCTTCAACGCCTGAGAAACCCTCAAAAGGTCCCATGTGGAGAGGAGTCATCGTTGCTTACATCGTCGTAGCGCTCTGTTATTTCCCCGTGGCTCTCGTTGGATACTACATTTTCGGGAACGGAGTCGAAGATAATATTCTCATGTCACTTAAGAAACCGGCGTGGTTAATCGCCACGGCGAACATCTTCGTCG includes:
- the LHT1 gene encoding lysine histidine transporter 1 (lysine histidine transporter 1 (LHT1); FUNCTIONS IN: amino acid transmembrane transporter activity; INVOLVED IN: amino acid transport, response to karrikin, amino acid import; LOCATED IN: plasma membrane, membrane; EXPRESSED IN: 22 plant structures; EXPRESSED DURING: 11 growth stages; CONTAINS InterPro DOMAIN/s: Amino acid transporter, transmembrane (InterPro:IPR013057); BEST Arabidopsis thaliana protein match is: Transmembrane amino acid transporter family protein (TAIR:AT1G48640.1); Has 4138 Blast hits to 4131 proteins in 350 species: Archae - 7; Bacteria - 208; Metazoa - 1178; Fungi - 615; Plants - 1652; Viruses - 0; Other Eukaryotes - 478 (source: NCBI BLink).), which produces MVAQAPHDDHQDDEKLAAARQKEIEDWLPITSSRNAKWWYSAFHNVTAMVGAGVLGLPYAMSQLGWGPGIAVLVLSWVITLYTLWQMVEMHEMVPGKRFDRYHELGQHAFGEKLGLYIVVPQQLIVEIGVCIVYMVTGGKSLKKFHELVCDDCKPIKLTYFIMIFASVHFVLSHLPNFNSISGVSLAAAVMSLSYSTIAWASSASKGVQEDVQYGYKAKTTAGTVFNFFSGLGDVAFAYAGHNVVLEIQATIPSTPEKPSKGPMWRGVIVAYIVVALCYFPVALVGYYIFGNGVEDNILMSLKKPAWLIATANIFVVIHVIGSYQIYAMPVFDMMETLLVKKLNFRPTTTLRFFVRNFYVAATMFVGMTFPFFGGLLAFFGGFAFAPTTYFLPCVIWLAIYKPKKYSLSWWANWVCIVFGLFLMVLSPIGGLRTIVIQAKGYKFYS
- the LHT1 gene encoding lysine histidine transporter 1 (lysine histidine transporter 1; FUNCTIONS IN: amino acid transmembrane transporter activity; INVOLVED IN: amino acid transport, response to karrikin, amino acid import; LOCATED IN: plasma membrane, membrane; EXPRESSED IN: 22 plant structures; EXPRESSED DURING: 11 growth stages; CONTAINS InterPro DOMAIN/s: Amino acid transporter, transmembrane (InterPro:IPR013057); BEST Arabidopsis thaliana protein match is: Transmembrane amino acid transporter family protein (TAIR:AT1G48640.1); Has 4130 Blast hits to 4123 proteins in 343 species: Archae - 7; Bacteria - 195; Metazoa - 1180; Fungi - 628; Plants - 1642; Viruses - 0; Other Eukaryotes - 478 (source: NCBI BLink).) gives rise to the protein MVGAGVLGLPYAMSQLGWGPGIAVLVLSWVITLYTLWQMVEMHEMVPGKRFDRYHELGQHAFGEKLGLYIVVPQQLIVEIGVCIVYMVTGGKSLKKFHELVCDDCKPIKLTYFIMIFASVHFVLSHLPNFNSISGVSLAAAVMSLSYSTIAWASSASKGVQEDVQYGYKAKTTAGTVFNFFSGLGDVAFAYAGHNVVLEIQATIPSTPEKPSKGPMWRGVIVAYIVVALCYFPVALVGYYIFGNGVEDNILMSLKKPAWLIATANIFVVIHVIGSYQIYAMPVFDMMETLLVKKLNFRPTTTLRFFVRNFYVAATMFVGMTFPFFGGLLAFFGGFAFAPTTYFLPCVIWLAIYKPKKYSLSWWANWVCIVFGLFLMVLSPIGGLRTIVIQAKGYKFYS